A DNA window from Anastrepha obliqua isolate idAnaObli1 chromosome 5, idAnaObli1_1.0, whole genome shotgun sequence contains the following coding sequences:
- the LOC129246898 gene encoding leucine-rich repeat and calponin homology domain-containing protein: MAATAAVYNRLHSTSGSIGGLSASMGSMAHSQLARSLERILEEAHLSGELILTNRKLKDFPKTGTKYNLADTVMADLSRNRFCELPEEITTFSFLETLLLYHNTIRSIPESVKHLTSLTYLDLRSNQLAALPREICFLPLQVLLVSNNRLAALPDELGRMDRLTDLDASYNQLSTLPARIGELRSLRSFSLRSNQLMYLPRELTCLTLESLDVSNNRIASLPLEIRQMTALVELNLENNPLTSPPASLCIRGLVHVFKFLETQAAKDEKGSRAGGNYDGYTTLRRAPRHAANGSVLESNRVPRHHGVESGYSTCDGIDKRWSHDMPNVKSKLDSPARKTPTTPPPSLSSELMDASLTSSSSTIVDESISSTANGTSTGSTGGVVAPTAAIAAAVVKPLNAAESPTKRKVEMQVTTVQSAPVTPQHQHQSPQQQQQQHQHINYAHSNSSNGSNNGSNGSSPEQEDGMMEHYQHRHDEKSNKNLGNIQTYREYKEALKQQRNLEVSSVYKIKNSQKMLYDMSEASNALNSIAGNMPHYEDSNGGGADIGCNEMIRIMNGANTVPQPKSIMKNGSGGGGGLVGVGVGVGATNGGLKMFNGLVNGVNGDGGGVLVGDAGSDYCIVIPKKPVQKVTPSRNTELMSSLATSKQMQPVTTTLDETEKMLLVQQQQQLQQAQQSQTQQHQLVNGDCMGYVKPNSPMKTLNGNAGGGGGGSGAGILANNNKITSFGGLKSPVSGTNKLGTAKTHRTVTWNHDIPAEKLSFTMRREFDRQREETELMTQLRSIIETRLKMTLPEDIASALTDGVILCHLANYVRPRSVASIHVPSPGVSKLTMARCRRNVDNFLEACRRIGVDEELICSCADIVPPSDDGSNNSHSHSNNNSNNNKNSLNNNDSQQIQNIMQINEINENAQKLPNPSAVLKTVSALIALDYNPHHQNIRNLQQQYELKLKLQRQQEKLKQQQQQQKDESQQQHEQQKQPHTNFEYQRRCVLTRDGRGGDGAFEHEYEHQLTATCTKEQMLQPTLHTLGLDNSTFNLSAKCHFDVTVLTNGHGGGSDSGDGDGSGGCVGAKDFDSDDVDEGVGAEEEERDELDTAVHGDGSEQCHSKLKQHQQQQQQRHIVTDFFRHAKLKTFQKIKFNLLAGNGGHSCINYGHVNNNQCMLQTIVETESEVIGGGGGGGGGAGSGSGVGGGAYQLINEKPTFNEELKLKVESRAVDGGNKYKLIDLAALQKKEPGVTVEDSLPIVSKRIEFFEHSSAAKSTLLLNSSPNGSINSSASANNKIKCTTTTATTTATIKPNQNSIFSIYRVVEVNEEKLASSDGGKLVHAGVAGGAEATAQGTGASFLLKHDSHVLTIILSCVFIITFLLLVFFPLPG, from the exons ATTTATCGCGCAACCGCTTTTGTGAGCTACCCGAGGAGATCACGACATTTTCATTTCTGGAGACGCTGCTGCTTTATCATAATACCATACGCAGCATTCCCGAATCGGTGAAGCATCTGACATCGTTGACGTATTTGGATTTGCGCAGCAATCAGCTGGCAGCGCTGCCACGTGAGATCTGCTTTCTGCCGCTGCAAGTCTTGCTGGTATCCAACAACCGGTTGGCAGCGTTGCCCGATGAGTTGGGGCGCATGGACCGCCTTACCGATTTGGATGCCTCGTACAATCAATTGTCAACGTTGCCGGCGCGTATTGGCGAGCTGCGTTCGTTGCGCTCGTTTTCGCTGCGCAGCAATCAGTTGATGTATTTACCGCGTG AATTGACCTGTCTAACGCTGGAGTCGTTGGACGTCAGTAATAATCGCATCGCTAGTCTACCTCTGGAGATACGCCAAATGACCGCATTAGTCGAGTTGAATCTGGAAAATAATCCGCTTACATCTCCGCCTGCTAGT CTCTGTATTCGCGGTCTCGTACATGTCTTTAAATTTCTCGAAACTCAAGCGGCCAAAGATGAGAAGGGCTCACGTGCCGGCGGTAATTATGATGGCTATACTACACTGCGACGCGCGCCACGCCACGCCGCAAATGGCAGCGTACTCGAATCGAATCGTGTGCCGCGCCATCACGGCGTAGAGTCCGGTTATAGCACTTGTGATGGCATTGATAAGCGTTGGTCACACGATATGCCAAATG TTAAATCCAAATTGGATTCACCTGCTCGTAAAACCCCGACCACACCGCCCCCCTCATTGAGTTCGGAATTGATGGATGCTTCGCTTACATCGAGTTCAAGCACAATTGTTGATGAATCAATATCGTCAACAGCTAATGGCACGAGCACAGGGAGCACAGGTGGTGTAGTGGCGCCAACGGCAGCGATTGCAGCAGCTGTTGTGAAGCCACTTAATGCGGCCGAGTCGCCAACGAAACGTAAAGTGGAAATGCAAGTGACGACTGTACAATCAGCGCCTGTCACACCGCAGCATCAACATCAGTCgccgcaacaacagcaacaacagcaccaACATATAAACTATGCTCATTCGAACTCGAGTAATGGCAGTAATAATGGGAGTAATGGCTCATCACCCGAACAAGAGGATGGCATGATGGAGCATTACCAGCATAGACACGATGAGAAATCCAATAAGAATTTGGGGAATATTCAAACTTATCG CGAATACAAGGAGGCACTCAAACAGCAACGAAATTTGGAAGTGTCGAGTGtttacaaaatcaaaaatagcCAAAAAATGCTGTACGACATGAGCGAAGCATCGAATGCATTAAATTCCATAGCTGGCAATATGCCACACTATGAAGATAGTAACGGTGGCGGCGCCGATATTGGGTGCAACGAAATGATACGAATAATGAATGGTGCCAACACCGTACCGCAACCGAAATCGATAATGAAGAATGGcagcggtggtggtggtggattAGTTGgagttggtgttggtgttggtgcCACCAATGGAGgcctaaaaatgtttaatggaCTGGTAAATGGTGTTAATGGTGATGGCGGCGGTGTCCTTGTTGGCGATGCTGGCAGCGATTATTGCATTGTAATACCAAAGAAACCGGTACAAAAAGTGACGCCGTCACGAAATACCGAATTAATGTCGTCGCTGGCGACGTCAAAGCAAATGCAACCAGTCACAACAACACTAGACGAGACAGAGAAAATGTTGCTcgtacaacaacagcagcagctgcaGCAGGCACAACAGTCTCAGACGCAGCAACATCAGCTTGTGAATGGTGATTGCATGGGTTATGTGAAACCAAATAGTCCAATGAAAACGCTTAATGGTAATGCaggtggcggcggcggcggtaGTGGTGCTGGCATACttgcgaataataataaaataacttcATTTGGTGGTCTCAAATCGCCTGTGAGCGGCACAAATAAACTGGGTACGGCGAAAACTCATCG CACCGTCACCTGGAATCACGACATACCTGCGGAGAAACTTAGCTTTACTATGCGTCGCGAATTCGATCGCCAACGTGAGGAGACTGAACTGATGACTCAGTTGCGGAGT ATCATTGAAACACGTCTCAAAATGACGCTACCCGAAGATATAGCATCCGCCTTAACCGATGGTGTTATTCTCTGTCATTTGGCCAATTATGTGCGTCCACGTTCGGTTGCCAGTATTCATGTGCCATCGCCTGGGGTC TCCAAACTAACTATGGCGCGTTGCCGCAGAAATGTTGATAATTTTCTAGAAGCTTGTCGCAGGATCGGTGTAGATGAG GAGTTGATTTGCTCCTGTGCAGATATTGTGCCCCCCTCCGACGACGGATCCAACAACAGCCACAgccatagcaacaacaacagcaataacaacaaaaattcctTAAATAATAATGATTCCCAgcaaatccaaaatattatgCAAATAAATGAGATAAATGAGAATGCACAAAAGTTGCCAAATCCATCAGCTGTTTTGAAAACGGTTTCGGCGCTGATTGCCTTGGATTATAATCCGCATCATCAGAATATACGAAATTTGCAACAACAATACGAGTTGAAGTTGAAATTGCAAAGGCAGCAGGAGAAAttgaagcaacaacaacagcaacaaaaagatgaatcacaacaacaacatgagcaacaaaaacaaccacatACAAATTTCGAATACCAACGTCGTTGCGTTTTAACGCGTGATGGGCGTGGCGGCGATGGCGCCTTTGAGCACGAGTATGAGCACCAACTCACTGCGACCTGCACCAAAGAACAGATGCTGCAGCCCACGTTGCATACACTTGGCCTAGACAATTCCACATTTAATTTGAGTGCAAAGTGTCATTTCGATGTGACTGTGCTAACGAATGGACACGGTGGTGGTAGTGATAGTGGTGATGGTGATGGTAGTGGTGGATGTGTTGGTGCTAAAGATTTCGACAGTGACGATGTTGATGAAGGCGTTGGCGCCGAAGAGGAGGAGCGCGACGAACTGGACACTGCTGTGCATGGTGACGGCAGTGAGCAGTGCCATAGCAAACtaaagcaacaccaacaacaacaacaacagcgtcaCATTGTTACGGATTTTTTTCGTCATGccaaattgaaaacatttcaaaagattaaatttaatttactcgCCGGCAACGGTGGCCATTCATGCATCAATTACGGTCATGTGAATAACAATCAATGTATGCTGCAAACCATCGTGGAAACGGAAAGTGAAGTAAtcggaggaggaggaggaggtgGTGGTGGTGCTGGCAGCGGTAGCGGCGTAGGGGGTGGCGCCTACCAACTGATTAACGAAAAGCCAACTTTCAACGAGGAACTTAAGCTGAAGGTGGAAAGCCGCGCTGTGGACGGAGGCAACAAGTACAAGCTAATCGATTTAGCCGCGCTCCAGAAGAAAGAGCCAGGCGTGACGGTAGAAGACTCATTGCCGATTGTTTCCAAGCGTATCGAATTCTTCGAACACTCTTCTGCAGCCAAGTCAACGCTGCTGCTGAATAGCAGTCCAAATGGAAGCATTAACAGCAGCGCAAGcgctaacaataaaataaagtgcacaacaacaactgcgacaaCTACAGCAACAATCAAACCCAAccaaaatagtatttttagcATTTATCGCGTGGTCGAGGTGAACGAAGAGAAGCTGGCAAGCAGCGACGGCGGCAAGTTGGTGCATGCTGGAGTCGCTGGTGGTGCTGAGGCAACAGCGCAGGGGACGGGTGCGTCATTCCTGCTGAAGCACGATTCGCATGTGCTTACAATCATACTGTCGTGTGTCTTCATTATAACCTTTTTGCTGTTGGTGTTCTTTCCCTTGCCAGGGTAG